From Vitis vinifera cultivar Pinot Noir 40024 chromosome 14, ASM3070453v1, a single genomic window includes:
- the LOC100853960 gene encoding probable transcription factor At5g28040 translates to MDSTPTPPQPQLATPHFSPKASARKLPIKRKTPHPSSSTPSPNPNPNLIPKTESTADDDPDDSGNTKTLPFKFHRIWTEPDEIRFLRGLLDCSSQDLSFPRDLHIFYARFSQTMSQPYSKSQLSEKLRRLRKKFRVISARLARGLHPAQLSPHDRALFDLSKRLWHPDYSSASPFNNNLSNICGKKSKSTLVGVKVSFSPTLPLNSASHQTHLSNWNEDYILDSTDDGDDNGDNAKVDKVDGIVDVDVVNLESPNLGTQEKESGDTGGIGGLAAKTVIDVFDQSLKEVSMVLVRRGILCPDSKSAPGNAMDFENKWRQQRVAELDVFARRLRLVLQNSLGQRWV, encoded by the coding sequence ATGGACTCCACCCCAACCCCACCCCAACCCCAACTCGCAACCCCGCACTTCTCTCCCAAAGCCTCTGCTCGCAAACTCCCCATCAAACGCAAAACCCCTCACCCCTCCTCCTCCACTCCtagccctaaccctaaccctaatctCATCCCCAAAACAGAATCCACCGCAGACGACGACCCTGACGACTCCGGCAACACCAAGACACTGCCCTTCAAGTTCCACCGTATATGGACGGAGCCCGACGAGATTCGCTTCCTGCGAGGCCTCCTCGATTGTTCCTCCCAAGACCTTTCCTTCCCCAGAGATCTCCACATTTTCTATGCTCGCTTCTCCCAGACTATGTCCCAGCCCTACTCCAAATCTCAGCTCTCCGAGAAGCTTCGCCGCCTGCGCAAGAAGTTCCGGGTCATCTCGGCCCGCCTCGCCCGCGGCCTCCACCCGGCGCAGCTATCACCTCACGATCGCGCGTTATTTGACCTCTCGAAGAGGCTGTGGCACCCTGACTACTCTTCTGCCTCTCCATTTAATAACAATTTGAGTAACATTTGTGGCAAAAAGAGTAAATCTACATTGGTTGGAGTGAAGGTTAGCTTTTCACCTACATTGCCATTGAATTCGGCTTCTCATCAAACTCATCTTTCCAATTGGAATGAGGATTACATCTTGGATTCCActgatgatggtgatgataaTGGTGATAATGCTAAAGTTGATAAGGTTGATGGCATTGTTGATGTGGATGTTGTGAATTTGGAGTCTCCAAATCTTGGCACGCAAGAAAAGGAATCAGGTGACACTGGTGGGATTGGTGGGCTTGCTGCCAAAACTGTTATCGATGTGTTTGATCAGTCTCTTAAAGAGGTCAGTATGGTCCTTGTCCGCCGAGGGATTCTTTGTCCAGATAGTAAGTCAGCTCCGGGAAATGCTATGGATTTTGAAAACAAGTGGCGGCAACAACGGGTGGCAGAGCTAGATGTGTTCGCTCGTCGATTGAGGTTGGTTCTTCAGAACTCTCTTGGACAGCGGTGGGTATGA
- the LOC100853991 gene encoding pentatricopeptide repeat-containing protein At1g66345, mitochondrial — translation MGMALLRRVIPSLISISTNNPTRTIHLHVPQLTLGETNSNSKVNMLCDSLRRGLNWDALNQRFGSLELTESFVGRVLLELKKPIDAKQALGFFHWSAQCKNLEHGLASYCITIHILVGAQLLMDAQSLLESTLKKNAGSRFLVVDSLLSSYNITGSNPRVFDLLVQSYSKLRMFEICFDVCCYLEEHGFSLSLISFNTLLHVVQKSDNYPLVWKIYEHMIRVRKYPNEVSVSVMISALCKEGALQKFVDMLDRIHGKRCSPIVIVNTCMIFRMLEEGRVEQGMLILKRLLQKNMILDTISYSLIAYAKVKYGTLDSAWEVYEEMLNRGFHPNAFVYTLFIGSHCVEGRIEEANELMQDMENAGLMPYDETFNLLIAGCSKAGRLEEGLRLCERMMQRGLVPSCWAFNLMAGKLCESGVVKRADEMLTLLLDKGFVPDEITYSNLIASYGKLGEIQQVLKLYYEMEYRSLSPGLLAFESLIRSLCQCRKLEKAEKYLRIMKDRSIAISTCVYETLISSYFEKGDELRASQLHNEMVSRGLKPSCSYMVHP, via the coding sequence ATGGGCATGGCTCTCTTGCGTCGAGTGATTCCGTCTTTAATTTCTATATCCACCAACAATCCCACCCGTACCATACATCTTCACGTTCCTCAATTAACATTGGGTGAAACAAATAGCAATTCTAAAGTCAACATGTTATGTGATTCATTGAGAAGAGGCTTGAATTGGGATGCATTGAATCAAAGATTTGGCTCACTTGAGTTGACTGAATCATTTGTTGGTAGGGTTTTGCTAGAATTGAAGAAACCGATAGATGCAAAACAGGCTTTGGGGTTTTTTCACTGGTCAGCTCAGTGCAAGAATTTGGAACATGGGCTTGCCTCTTATTGCATCACGATCCATATTCTTGTTGGAGCCCAACTGCTCATGGATGCTCAATCTTTGCTTGAATCAACACTTAAAAAGAATGCAGGGTCAAGATTTTTGGTGGTGGATTCGTTACTCAGTAGTTATAATATTACTGGGTCCAACCCACGTGTGTTTGATTTATTGGTACAGTCTTATTCTAAGTTGAGGATGTTTGAGATTTGTTTTGATGTTTGTTGTTATTTGGAGGAGCATGGCTTTTCTTTAAGTCTCATCAGTTTCAACACTTTGTTGCATGTTGTTCAAAAATCTGATAACTACCCTCTGGTTTGGAAGATCTATGAGCATATGATCCGAGTGAGAAAATACCCAAATGAAGTGTCAGTTAGTGTGATGATTAGTGCATTGTGCAAAGAAGGGGCATTGCAAAAATTTGTGGACATGCTAGATAGAATCCATGGGAAGAGATGCTCCCCAATAGTGATTGTTAATACCTGTATGATTTTTAGGATGTTGGAGGAGGGAAGAGTTGAACAAGGAATGTTGATATTGAAGAGATTGTTGCAGAAGAATATGATTCTTGATACAATCTCTTATTCTTTGATTGCTTATGCTAAAGTTAAGTATGGAACCTTAGACTCTGCATGGGAGGTATATGAAGAAATGCTGAATAGAGGATTTCATCCAAATGCTTTTGTATATACTTTGTTCATAGGATCTCATTGTGTAGAGGGGAGGATTGAAGAAGCAAATGAATTGATGCAAGATATGGAAAATGCAGGTCTGATGCCGTATGATGAAACATTTAATCTTCTCATTGCAGGATGCTCCAAAGCAGGAAGATTGGAAGAAGGCCTAAGATTATGTGAGAGGATGATGCAGAGGGGACTTGTTCCTAGTTGTTGGGCCTTCAATCTGATGGCTGGAAAGCTTTGTGAGTCTGGGGTTGTGAAGAGGGCTGATGAGATGTTAACTCTTTTGCTAGATAAAGGATTTGTACCTGATGAGATCACATATTCTAATCTCATTGCTAGTTATGGAAAACTAGGTGAGATTCAACAAGTTCTCAAACTGTATTATGAAATGGAATACAGGTCATTGTCTCCTGGATTATTGGCTTTTGAATCATTAATCAGAAGTCTATGCCAATGTCGGAAGTTAGAGAAAGCAGAGAAGTATCTGAGAATAATGAAAGATCGGTCCATTGCTATAAGCACCTGTGTTTATGAAACATTGATCAGCAGCTACTTTGAGAAGGGAGATGAATTGAGGGCTTCACAACTTCACAATGAAATGGTTTCTAGAGGATTGAAGCCTAGCTGCTCCTATATGGTTCATCCATAA